A stretch of Podospora bellae-mahoneyi strain CBS 112042 chromosome 5, whole genome shotgun sequence DNA encodes these proteins:
- a CDS encoding hypothetical protein (COG:B; EggNog:ENOG503P0NK), with the protein MEKAATKPYVMREVPGKGKGLITTSKIPKGTRILSEAPLFQVPSVEIGPDVLEALIVSELHHLTKDQKRAYVSLRNSYSKESGVRPICGITKTNVLLFGTHEPECGLFLEMSRMNYSCRPNTHYNWNNETERLTIHALRDIQDGEELIVSYMTQTGPRVHRQKFLEGCFLFHCECELCGLPPGASEESDMRLLEIAAIEHELEDGNGTFYYAKALALLREMFAVFREEGIWYQLIPKVHVVAFQIACMYADERRAKIFAQRALEVRVVIEGEDSLEVAKLRGYVENPSQHASWQLRGRSPPDEVARMEGSEVDDWFWGKMTLEAALNG; encoded by the coding sequence ATGGAGAAAGCCGCCACAAAACCCTACGTCATGCGCGAAGTCCCtggcaaaggcaaaggactcatcaccacctccaaaatCCCCAAAGGAACCCGCATCCTCTCCGAAGCGCCATTATTCCAGGTCCCATCTGTCGAAATAGGTCCCGACGTCTTAGAAGCGCTCATCGTCTCGGAGCTTCACCACCTAACCAAGGACCAGAAGCGTGCCTACGTCTCCCTGCGCAACTCGTACAGCAAAGAATCGGGTGTCAGGCCCATCTGCGgcatcaccaaaaccaacGTCCTCCTCTTTGGCACCCACGAACCGGAGTGTGGGCTGTTCCTTGAGATGTCTCGCATGAATTACTCTTGCCGGCCCAACACACATTACAATTGGAATAACGAGACCGAGCGGTTGACTATCCACGCGCTGAGGGATATtcaagacggggaggagctCATCGTCTCGTACATGACGCAGACTGGACCGCGGGTGCACCGCCAAAAGTTTTTGGAGGGTTGCTTCCTCTTTCACTGCGAGTGCGAGCTGTGTGGCTTGCCGCCGGGGGCGAGCGAGGAGAGCGATATGCGGTTGTTGGAGATTGCGGCGATTGAGCATGAACTCGAGGATGGTAATGGGACGTTCTATTACGCAAAGGCGCTGGCGCTGCTGCGGGAGATGTTTGCGGTTTttagggaggaggggatctGGTATCAGTTGATTCCGAAGGTGCACGTTGTTGCGTTTCAGATTGCGTGTATGTATGCGGATGAGAGGAGGGCCAAGATCTTTGCTCAGCGGGCGCTCGAGGTTAGGGTTGTaattgagggggaggatagtCTTGAGGTTGCGAAGTTGAGGGGGTATGTGGAGAACCCTTCTCAGCATGCGTCGTGGCAGTTGAGGGGTAGGTCTCCCCCTGATgaggtggcgaggatggaggggtcggAGGTGGATGACTGGTTTTGGGGTAAGATGACGCTGGAGGCGGCGCTGAATGGATAA
- a CDS encoding hypothetical protein (EggNog:ENOG503PA55; COG:S): MSEPPSPEPRPDRRTREVAMYGDEMVEERQEASYDWVNEKIQNPELRTEIIRIVKKYHGGRAGKWHSSLCGSYNAVFVIEFQDPESYGMMRVPLPRFSLELREEKVQAEVNLMRYVTANTTIPIPHIYHSGTASQNPTGLGPFIIMDYHPNLVHLSTFLADPDTDPEAPNTINPTMPEDKILSLYRQMSNILLQLDKLTMPQSGCLGYVDGEYTVNARALPQTLTDTITMAGCPESVLGPSNRVLNTSHEVYQFLTDLHMAQLVFQRNDAVESADDARDKYTARHMLRRAAYMNLLPSPSYTSRQEHITPTPETFKLICDDLTPHNVLVDPETGEVRAVIDWEWAWFGPRSMAADPPWWLMLRKPDMWNGGVEGGIDDWVGKYPKYLGIFLRALEQEEEKLGKGQEVTVPCLGEPLADDKVAEDGTVSKWLDNLHISGDSTTTISTNQEGPKEPPLSVRMRKNWEDGSFWINYAARRSYGLDPIYWKFIDERLFGENPAGGYEKRAESMTAEAREVMEMVVKDKMKEKNGERKVVEWFAEEARGHLARVLGYGQL; this comes from the coding sequence ATGTCCGAACCGCCTTCACCGGAACCTCGACCGGATCGCCGGACGCGCGAGGTCGCCATGTATGGAGATGAAATGGTGGAAGAGCGTCAAGAAGCGTCATATGACTGGGTCAATGAAAAGATCCAGAATCCCGAGTTGCGCACAGAGATCATCCGCATAGTCAAGAAGTACCACGGCGGAAGAGCTGGGAAATGGCACTCATCCCTCTGCGGGAGCTACAACGCCGTCTTCGTCATTGAGTTCCAAGATCCCGAGAGCTACGGCATGATGCGCGTCCCGCTCCCGCGCTTCAGCCTGGAActgagagaagagaaagtcCAAGCTGAAGTCAACCTCATGCGTTACGTCACggcaaacaccaccatccccatcccccacatcTACCACTCGGGCACTGCCTCGCAAAATCCCACCGGCCTCGGacccttcatcatcatggacTACCACCCAAACCTAGTCCACCTGTCCACCTTTCTCGCAGACCCAGACACCGACCCCGAAGCCCcaaacaccatcaacccaaccATGCCCGAAGACAAgatcctctccctctaccGCCAAATGagcaacatcctcctccaactcgaCAAACTCACCATGCCCCAAAGCGGCTGCCTCGGCTACGTGGACGGGGAGTACACCGTCAACGCCCGCGCCCTCCCCCAGACCCTAAccgacaccatcaccatggccgGCTGCCCCGAGTCTGTCCTCGGCCCCTCCAACCGCgtcctcaacacctcccacgAGGTCTACCAGTTCCTCACCGACCTCCACATGGCCCAGCTCGTCTTCCAGCGCAACGACGCCGTTGAGTCGGCGGACGACGCCCGGGACAAGTACACGGCCCGGCACATGCTCCGCAGGGCGGCGTACATGAACCTGCTGCCGTCACCAAGCTACACGAGTCGGCAGGAGCACATCACACCGACGCCCGAGACGTTCAAGCTCATCTGCGACGACTTGACGCCGCACAACGTACTGGTTGACCCCgagacgggggaggtgagggcggTGATTGATTGGGAATGGGCTTGGTTTGGGCCGAGGTCGATGGCGGCCGATCCGCCCTGGTggttgatgctgaggaaGCCAGATATGTGGAATGgtggggtggaaggggggataGATGATTGGGTGGGAAAGTATCCGAAGTATCTGGGGATTTTCCTCAGGGCGTtggaacaggaggaggaaaaacTGGGAAAGGGACAGGAGGTGACTGTACCTTGTCTTGGGGAGCCGTTGGCAGACGATAAGGTGGCCGAAGACGGGACGGTGTCGAAGTGGCTTGACAACCTTCATATATCGGGAGatagcaccaccaccatatcTACCAACCAGGAAGGACCAAAAGAACCACCTCTCTCCGTCAGGATGAGAAAGAACTGGGAAGATGGGAGCTTTTGGATCAACTATGCTGCGAGGAGATCATATGGATTAGACCCTATCTACTGGAAGTTTATCGACGAGAGGCTGTTTGGGGAGAACCCCGCGGGTGGGTATGAGAAAAGGGCTGAGTCCATGACGGCCGAGGCacgggaggtgatggagatggtggtcaAAGACAAGATGAAAGAGAAGAAcggggagaggaaggtggttgAATGGTttgctgaggaggcgagggggcATTTGGCTAGGGTTCTGGGGTATGGGCAGTTGTGA
- a CDS encoding hypothetical protein (EggNog:ENOG503P2GH; COG:Q) has translation MKTGPTFPIETTALLVPSPGSPFAISPVLIQNLRPDELLIEIKYSGLCHTDFLLRDGALPQVTYPSIPGHEGTGTILAIGPAVKNRSLSIGDDVLLSFTSCNKCHHCLEHSPSTKCKLMPPLNLSCVRDDGTTAYQMQDGTPASGHFFGQSSFAKIAVVSELSVVPIKGMTEEEMAIWAPMGCGYQTGAGTILDVFKPRKEDVVVIFGMGGVGFAALMAAALILEVETVIAVDLVQEKLDLAKEMGARWVINGKETLDVVGEMMKITGGKGADFAVDTTGVGRVVQDMVQCLGQGGTAASVGAPAPGVKIEVDVGMFFALSKKWIGVVEGEVWPVEFIPRLIQAYKEGKFPVDKISKVYPVEDIEKAIADTESGKIIKAVLKFPCQLQSPTHGT, from the exons ATGAAAACAGGCCCAACCTTCCCTATCGaaaccaccgccctccttGTTCCATCCCCCGGTTCACCCTTCGCCATATCCCCCGTCCTCATACAAAACCTCCGCCCAGACGAACTTCTAATTGAGATAAAATACTCCGGCCTATGCCACACC gacttcctcctccgcgaCGGCGCCCTCCCACAAGTAAcctacccctccatcccaggCCACGAAGGGACAGgcaccatcctcgccatcggtCCCGCGGTCAAGAACCGTTCCCTTTCTATAGGAGATGAtgtcctcctcagcttcacCTCCTGCAATAAATGCCACCACTGCCTGGAGCACTCCCCTTCGACAAAATGCAAGCTCATGCCACCGCTTAACCTGTCGTGTGTTCGCGACGATGGGACAACGGCATACCAAATGCAAGATGGGACACCGGCATCGGGACATTTCTTTGGACAGTCGTCGTTTGCCAAGATCGCAGTGGTGAGTGAGCTGAGTGTGGTTCCTATCAAGGGGATGACGGAAGAAGAAATGGCGATTTGGGCGCCGATGGGGTGTGGATATCAGACTGGTGCGGGGACTATACTGGATGTTTTTAAACCCAGAAAGGAGGATGTAGTGGTTATTTTCGGTATGGGAGGGGTAGGGTTTGCTGCTCTCATGGCCGCTGCTTTGATCTTGGAGGTTGAGACAGTTATCGCGGTGGATTTGGTGCAAGAGAAGCTGGATCTGGCGAAGGAGATGGGAGCGAGGTGGGTGATCAACGGAAAAGAAACGCTAgatgtggtgggggagatgatgaagataactgggggaaagggggcggACTTTGCGGTTGATACCACGGgagtggggagggtggtgcagGATATGGTTCAGTGTCTTGGGCAAGGCGGCACAGCAGCGAGTGTGGGCGCCCCTGCGCCGGGGGTGAAGATTGAGGTGGACGTGGGGATGTTTTTCGCGTTGAGTAAGAAGTGGATTGgagttgtggagggggaggtttggcCTGTTGAG TTCATTCCGCGGTTGATACAAGCCTATAAGGAGGGGAAGTTTCCAGTGGACAAGATTAGCAAGGTGTACCCTGTTGAGGATATTGAGAAAGCTATTGCCGATACAGAGAGTGGGAAG ATTATCAAGGCTGTCCTCAAGTTTCCATGCCAACTCCAGAGTCCAACACATGGTACCTAG
- a CDS encoding hypothetical protein (EggNog:ENOG503P76M; COG:S), whose product MVSFTPFAAGLVAIFASSAMAAPTNAAAAASGPSVGLGACGQLHQDSEFVVALSRTDFNTQTPGGNPNNNLSAVAASAPAFEGKSVEVAVVDRCPACSAGSLDLSPAAFSQLAYLGRGRIQGSWVWL is encoded by the exons ATGGTCTCTTTCACCCCCTTCGCTGCTGGCCTCGTCGCCATCTTCGCCTCCTCTGCCATGGCTGCCCCTACAaacgctgccgccgccgcctccg GCCCCTCTGTCGGACTCGGCGCCTGCGGCCAGCTCCATCAGGACAGCGAGTTCGTCGTCGCCCTCTCCCGCACCGACTTcaacacccaaacccccggcggcaaccccaacaacaacctctctGCGGTCGCCGCCTCCGCGCCAGCTTTCGAGGGCAAGTCCGTTGAGGTCGCCGTTGTCGACCGCTGCCCTGCCTGCTCCGCCGGCAGCTTGGATCTCAGCCCCGCTGCCTTCTCGCAGCTCGCTTATCTCGGCCGTGGCCGCATTCAGGGTTCTTGGGTCTGGCTCTAA
- a CDS encoding hypothetical protein (EggNog:ENOG503P0HP; COG:S), with amino-acid sequence MAWSILALAALFVGAEAATLDLRQSARGSDFLRFSCSQLVVERADPIVNPGQLFSPHMHQIVGGNSFNVTMDPATIDPPKQSKCTSCRMVEDFSNYWTASIYFQSPENGTFKRIPQMANGQLNGTIMDQTGGITVYYMRPFSGSNKKTTVFSPGFRMIAGNPVNRNKGTGPLVNCHRCLAKNDRISGGNGAPCDRSDTAEFPNKPCPGGIRVTTIFPSCWDGKNVDSPDHQSHVAYAPGNQALAGDRCPASHPVRIPQVMYEVMYDTSGPFANPDYYKNGKQPLVYSFGDKTGYGAHGDYLFGWEDGALQRAMDGLGTNCFSEQCPALKLQTPQAANECTKEQQSREDVGTSTWLKELPGGVQVY; translated from the exons ATGGCTTGGTCCATCCTAGCGCTCGCCGCGCTCTTTGTAGGCGCGGAAGCAGCCACCCTCGACCTTCGCCAAAGCGCCCGCGGTTCCGACTTCCTCCGCTTCAGCTGCtcccagctcgtcgtcgAGCGCGCCGACCCCATAGTCAACCCCGGCCAGCTCTTCTCTCCTCATATGCACCAGATCGTCGGTGGTAATTCCTTCAACGTGACCATGGATCCAGCTACCATCGACCCTCCCAAGCAGTCCAAGTGCACCTCCTGCCGCATGGTCGAAGACTTCAGCAATTACTGGACCGCCTCCATCTACTTCCAGTCCCCCGAAAACGGCACCTTCAAGCGTATCCCACAGATGGCCAACGGTCAGCTCAATGGTACCATCATGGACCAGACAGGCGGCATCACCGTCTACTACATGCGCCCCTTCAGCGGGTCCAATAAGAAGACGACTGTCTTCTCCCCCGGGTTCAGGATGATCGCCGGCAACCCGGTCAACAGAAACAAGGGCACTGGTCCCCTAGTCAACTGCCATCGCTGTCTCGCCAAAAACGACCGGATAAGTGGCGGCAACGGAGCGCCCTGCGATAGGTCTGACACCGCCGAGTTCCCAAACAAGCCCTGCCCTGGTGGCATCCGAGTAACAACCATCTTCCCTTCCTGCTGGGACGGCAAAAACGTCGACAGCCCCGACCATCAAAGCCACGTCGCTTACGCCCCAGGAAACCAAGCCCTTGCCGGTGACCGCTGCCCTGCCTCGCACCCTGTGAGGATTCCGCAGGTCATGTACGAAGTCATGTATGACACTTCTGGCCCGTTCGCCAACCCAGACTACTACAAGAACGGGAAGCAGCCGTTGGTGTACAGCTTTGGTGACAAGACTGGGTATGGAGCTCATGGGGATTACTTGTTTGGTTGGGAGGATGGTGCGTTGCAGAGGGCGATGGACGGGCTGGGGACGAACTGCTTTAGCGAGCAGTGTCCTGCGCTGAAGTTGCAAACTCCACAGGCGGCGAATGAGTGTACCAAGGAACAGCAGAGCCGGGAGGATGTTGGGACTAGTACTT GGCTGAAGGAACTTCCCGGTGGTGTTCAGGTGTATTAA
- a CDS encoding hypothetical protein (EggNog:ENOG503P7HE; COG:S) — translation MDPLAIAHTPDQYLAFPIQHQQLPRPKMTLPPPLGRLRLASPENILRLGVVCTSGFRYSEHFIWERTAHDRHPRSTVTFFRHEVAEFIKNPEFITRVAVDAYDPDESSKPEAIKPVDNGWSPPPAGTPVVVGLGIWRLQPGSSRVGSIRMKRIGPYPELPDHNFKGPNQKRSQAFEDAAIEGRCYCLTIAKWSVKFTDINSDN, via the exons ATGGACCCACTGGCCATTGCCCACACCCCAGACCAGTACTTGGCTTTTCCCATTCAGCACCAACAACTCCCTAGACCCAAAATgaccctcccaccacccctcggACGCCTCCGTCTCGCCTCCCCAGAGAACATCCTCCGCCTAGGAGTTGTCTGCACCTCCGGCTTCCGCTACTCGGAGCACTTCATCTGGGAACGCACAGCCCACGACCGGCATCCCCGAAGCACAGTCACCTTTTTCAGACATGAAGTCGCCGAGTTTATCAAAAACCCCGAGTTCATCACTCGCGTTGCTGTCGATGCCTACGACCCTGACGAGTCCTCCAAACCTGAAGCAATAAAACCCGTTGATAACGGTTggtcaccgccgccagccgGGACACCCGTGGTAGTTGGCttggggatttggagacTGCAGCCTGGCTCCTCCAGAGTTGGAAGTATCAGAATGAAACGGATAG GCCCGTACCCGGAGTTACCGGACCATAACTTTAAGGGCCCTAACCAAAAGCGCTCCCAGGCGTTCGAGGATGCCGCTATCGAG GGACGTTGTTATTGTTTAACGATTGCAAAGTGGAGTGTTAAGTTTACGGATATAAATAGTGATAACtga
- a CDS encoding hypothetical protein (EggNog:ENOG503NYZ6; COG:C), which translates to MATITDTITGARKPDRLHFVIVGGSLGGLATDIALKVLGHHSAILEHHPTPLLHDQRAGIVAGGHVLEFFNRYNRCQRKDISVPPTCRQYLDRDGYIIHPVTASHDMSSWDLNYFLMSANYDGISPPSAARSPNKTSHPRPWRSLQKG; encoded by the exons ATGGCCACGATAACGGACACGATAACAGGAGCACGGAAACCCGACAGGTTGCATTTCGTCATC GTTGGCGGATCTCTAGGCGGCCTGGCGACAGACATTGCTCTGAAGGTCCTGGGCCACCACTCTGCAATCCTCGAACACCaccccactcccctcctccatgacCAAAGAGCCGGCATCGTCGCTGGCGGTCACGTCCTTGAGTTTTTCAACAGGTACAACCGCTGTCAGCGCAAAGACATCTCCGTCCCCCCCACCTGCCGCCAATACCTCGACCGCGATGGCtacatcatccaccccgtTACGGCTAGCCACGACATGAGCTCCTGGGACCTAAATTACTTCCTCATGAGCGCCAACTACGATGGAAtctccccgccctccgcgGCACGGTCCCCGAACAAGACGTCACACCCTCGACCCTGGCGATCTTTGCAGAAAGGGTAA
- a CDS encoding hypothetical protein (EggNog:ENOG503P5YD; COG:S) produces MLSLRSLSALCALAVAALAVDPAPPTLTYLFSVNLTFAEPISIGSVPYGTRDLLTISGGNAVGPKISGTVGKGLDWGLTSRQGVFSPDALYSLHTDDNATILIFEKGHAPHVHILFETASPKYEWLNSAVAYATGGPNEVGVGLDVWQ; encoded by the exons ATGCTATCCCTTCGTAGTTTATCTGCCCTCTGTGCCCTCGCTGTGGCAGCACTAGCTGTCGATCCCGCCCCTCCGACCCTAACCTACCTCTTCAGCGTTAACCTGACCTTCGCGGAGCCCATTTCCATCGGTTCTGTCCCCTACGGCACAAGGGATCTCTTGACAATCTCGGGCGGGAATGCTGTAGGCCCGAAGATCAGTG GGACAGTTGGAAAGGGTCTCGACTGGGGCCTGACCTCACGCCAGGGTGTGTTCAGCCCAGACGCCCTCTACTCGTTGCACACCGATGACAACGCCACGATCTTGATCTTCGAGAAGGGACACGCGCCTCATGTGCACATCCTGTTCGAGACGGCGAGCCCAAAGTACGAGTGGTTGAACTCGGCTGTTGCATATGCCACTGGAGGACCGaatgaggttggggttgggttggatgtTTGGCAG Taa
- a CDS encoding hypothetical protein (EggNog:ENOG503P82T): MRILSVVTSMASLKTIVALAVVSLAGISAAAGCAADNCYRALFPCPSPSAVSVASAFCATITASGTTATNYPTRATNACGTTADRYISACQCGPTCSYSTLTTATSSSSITNAPACEPPSTSTTFTSTTSTAPPACESTPVNGNLLYGDFECGFTPWNPLVFAPFTGVYGYSVTTPGFTKVNSFQTEFLGTPNCPTTCTYLRLTSPVFPVTPGVKYKYTFATWFDGISRGFVGTKINDRAGRTVSALDYPVKNWRFHQVPFQANATENEASVYFEWLNVESRLDSVTFAPLSAYCGNTSPVGLLPDGEFECGLGAWTQQKPDPQATAGVVNLGSDSLYTNSFPMGDYAWRVVSPGVPNPANQELHVSARIISGSMAVTPGKKYLVYFTSFFSNRTVGSVGVMINNSPIYTRNPNDAAQGTPTVFSPNHIIWTNMAGLTIASVKIEALVFGAGTIAIDSVMFVELNDGVV, from the exons ATGAGAATACTTTCAGTGGTGACCAGCATGGCAAGCTTAAAGACAATTGTGGCTCTTGCCGTCGTGTCACTTGCTGGCATCAGCGCAGCTGCCGGATGTGCTGCTGACAA TTGCTACCGAGCTCTCTTTCCTTGCCCGTCTCCCTCGGCCGTGTCTGTCGCTTCCGCCTTCTGCGCAACCATCACAGCCTCGGGCACTACTGCCACCAACTATCCTACTCGGGCCACCAACGCGTGCGGGACAACGGCTGATCGGTACATCTCGGCCTGTCAGTGCGGCCCGACATGCTCCTACTCAACCCTTACCACGGCGACTTCCTCATCGTCCATCACAAATGCCCCGGCCTGTGAGCCGCCTTCCACATCGACCACTTTCACgtcaaccacctccacagCGCCACCTGCCTGCGAGTCAACCCCCGTCAACGGCAACCTCCTATACGGAGACTTTGAGTGCGGTTTCACCCCCTGGAACCCCCTTGTATTCGCCCCCTTTACCGGCGTCTATGGGTACTCAGTCACCACACCCGGCTTTACCAAGGTCAATTCATTCCAGACCGAATTCCTCGGCACTCCCAACTGTCCCACAACTTGTACATATTTGCGTCTCACATCCCCGGTCTTCCCAGTCACTCCGGGGGTCAAATACAAGTACACCTTTGCCACATGGTTCGATGGGATATCCAGAGGGTTTGTGGGCACAAAGATCAACGACCGCGCCGGTAGGACTGTCAGCGCTCTTGATTACCCAGTCAAAAATTGGCGATTCCATCAGGTTCCTTTCCAAGCCAACGCAACAGAAAATGAAGCTTCTGTTTACTTTGAGTGGCTCAATGTCGAGTCTAGACTTGACAGCGTCACCTTTGCCCCCCTGAGCGCTTACTGCGGGAACACATCCCCTGTCGGCTTGCTTCCAGATGGAGAGTTTGAGTGCGGGTTGGGCGCCTGGACGCAGCAGAAGCCTGACCCTCAAGCCACTGCTGGTGTGGTCAACTTGGGTTCTGACAGCTTATACACCAACAGCTTTCCCATGGGTGACTACGCTTGGAGAGTGGTGTCACCTGGTGTTCCCAATCCTGCCAACCAGGAGTTGCATGTCAGTGCGAGGATCATCAGCGGGAGCATGGCAGTGACACCGGGGAAGAAATACTTGGTTTATTTTACCTCTTTTTTCAGCAACCGGACTGTTGGGTCTGTTGGGGTTATGATCAACAACTCGCCGATTTACACGAGGAACCCCAATGATGCTGCGCAGGGAACTCCGACGGTGTTTTCTCCGAATCATATTATTTGGACTAACATGGCTGGGCTGACAATTGCGAGTGTCAAGATTGAGGCGTTGGTCTTTGGGGCTGGGACGATTGCGATTGATAGTGTTATGTTTGTTGAGTTgaatgatggtgttgtgtaA